One genomic segment of Bacteroidales bacterium includes these proteins:
- a CDS encoding FeoB-associated Cys-rich membrane protein: MIQEIIALIIVFFAFIYTIYNVYKSFYLSVKKNRPFSCSGSCCSCVYKNVNTDFSTHKIISEK, translated from the coding sequence ACTAATTATTGTATTCTTTGCATTTATATACACAATATACAATGTTTATAAATCATTTTATTTATCTGTTAAAAAAAACAGACCATTCAGTTGTTCAGGTAGTTGTTGTTCTTGTGTCTATAAAAATGTAAATACTGATTTTTCAACACATAAAATAATATCTGAAAAATAA